The proteins below come from a single Burkholderia contaminans genomic window:
- a CDS encoding acyltransferase family protein, with protein sequence MTGISRPADLTPPQHGRIVQLDGLRAIAVGAVFLQHALKAPLWMGVDLFFVLSGLLITGILLDRKARGQSYFSHFYARRVRRILPPYVLLLVVSTILFGAGWLPHWPWFAFFSTNIGLSLGSIGHDSLNVLWSLAVEEQFYIFWPFVVLWCSERALLWVAAALIVAAPVLRAIATPWFDSFWPIYYLTPFRMDLLAAGALLAIVLRRDRRALEPFYPLAIVGALVSLAILGWLHLSFPRFRAANTPLSNAALYSISLLLCTSIVVIALRGRGLVQRVLTNPMLVYVGTVSYTVYLIHLSVLYALWPLHLNRFVTAALALAITLAYATLSWYGFERRLTRGPARRALPAAAGTTA encoded by the coding sequence ATGACGGGCATCTCGCGACCCGCGGATCTCACCCCGCCGCAACACGGCCGCATCGTGCAGCTCGACGGGCTGCGCGCGATCGCGGTGGGCGCCGTGTTCCTGCAGCACGCGCTGAAGGCGCCGCTCTGGATGGGCGTCGACCTGTTCTTCGTGCTGAGCGGGCTGCTGATCACCGGCATCCTGCTCGATCGCAAGGCACGCGGGCAGTCGTACTTCAGCCACTTCTACGCGCGCCGCGTGCGGCGCATCCTGCCGCCGTACGTGCTCTTGCTGGTGGTGTCGACGATCCTGTTCGGCGCGGGCTGGCTGCCGCACTGGCCGTGGTTCGCGTTCTTCTCGACCAACATCGGGCTGTCGCTCGGCAGCATCGGCCATGACAGCCTGAACGTGCTGTGGTCGCTCGCGGTCGAGGAGCAGTTCTACATCTTCTGGCCGTTCGTCGTGCTGTGGTGCTCGGAGCGCGCGCTGCTGTGGGTCGCCGCCGCGCTGATCGTCGCGGCCCCCGTGCTGCGCGCGATCGCGACGCCGTGGTTCGACTCGTTCTGGCCGATCTACTACCTGACGCCGTTCCGCATGGACCTGCTCGCCGCCGGCGCGCTGCTCGCCATCGTGCTGCGCCGCGACCGGCGCGCGCTCGAGCCGTTCTATCCGCTCGCGATCGTCGGCGCGCTCGTATCGCTCGCGATCCTCGGCTGGCTGCACCTGTCGTTCCCGCGCTTTCGCGCCGCGAACACGCCGCTGTCGAATGCGGCGCTCTACAGCATCTCGCTGCTGCTGTGCACGTCGATCGTCGTGATCGCCCTGCGCGGCCGCGGCCTCGTGCAGCGCGTGCTGACGAACCCGATGCTCGTCTACGTGGGCACCGTCAGCTACACCGTGTACCTGATCCACCTCAGCGTGCTGTACGCGCTGTGGCCGCTGCACCTGAACCGCTTCGTCACGGCCGCGCTGGCGCTCGCGATCACGCTCGCGTACGCGACCCTGAGCTGGTACGGCTTCGAACGGCGCCTGACGCGCGGCCCCGCACGCCGCGCGCTGCCGGCCGCGGCCGGCACGACCGCCTGA
- the gmd gene encoding GDP-mannose 4,6-dehydratase yields the protein MSQTRKKAIITGISGQDGAYLTKLLLDKGYEVTGTYRRTSSVNFWRIAELGVDTHPNLTLVEHDLTDAGSSLRLLERTQPDELYNLAAQSFVGVSFDQPATTAEVTGLGPLNLLEAIRVVSPKTRFYQASTSEMFGKVQSIPQTEATSFYPRSPYGVAKLYAHWMTVNYRESYGLFGSSGILFNHESPLRGREFVTRKITDTIAKIKLGKATRLELGNLDAKRDWGFALEYVEGMWRMLQADEPDTYVLATNRTETVRDFVRMAFAAAGYQIEWSGKGEQERGLDASTGNVLVEVNPKFYRPAEVDLLIGCADKAKAKLGWEPKTTLEQLCQMMVEADLTRNQHHDTF from the coding sequence ATGAGCCAAACTCGCAAGAAGGCCATCATCACCGGGATCTCGGGGCAAGACGGCGCCTACCTGACCAAGCTGCTGCTCGACAAGGGCTACGAGGTCACCGGCACCTACCGCCGTACCAGCTCGGTGAATTTCTGGCGCATCGCCGAGCTCGGCGTCGACACGCACCCGAACCTCACGCTCGTCGAGCACGACCTGACCGACGCCGGCTCGAGCCTGCGCCTGCTCGAACGCACGCAGCCCGACGAGCTGTACAACCTCGCCGCGCAGAGCTTCGTCGGCGTGTCGTTCGACCAGCCGGCGACGACCGCCGAAGTGACGGGCCTGGGTCCGCTGAACCTGCTCGAGGCGATCCGCGTCGTGAGCCCGAAGACGCGCTTCTACCAGGCATCGACGTCCGAGATGTTCGGCAAGGTGCAGTCGATTCCGCAAACGGAAGCGACCTCGTTCTATCCGCGCAGCCCGTACGGCGTCGCGAAGCTTTACGCGCACTGGATGACGGTGAACTACCGCGAGTCGTACGGCCTGTTCGGCAGCAGCGGCATCCTGTTCAACCACGAATCGCCGCTGCGCGGCCGCGAGTTCGTCACGCGCAAGATCACCGACACCATCGCGAAGATCAAGCTCGGCAAGGCGACCCGCCTCGAGCTCGGTAACCTCGATGCGAAGCGCGACTGGGGCTTTGCGCTCGAGTACGTCGAAGGCATGTGGCGCATGCTGCAGGCCGACGAACCCGATACCTATGTCCTGGCAACCAACCGGACCGAAACCGTGCGCGACTTCGTGCGGATGGCATTTGCGGCGGCCGGCTATCAGATCGAATGGAGCGGCAAGGGTGAACAGGAACGCGGCCTCGACGCGTCGACCGGCAACGTGCTCGTGGAAGTGAATCCGAAGTTCTACCGCCCTGCCGAGGTCGACCTGCTGATCGGCTGCGCCGACAAGGCCAAAGCCAAGCTCGGCTGGGAACCGAAAACGACGCTCGAACAACTTTGCCAGATGATGGTCGAGGCGGATTTGACGCGGAATCAACACCATGACACGTTCTGA